The proteins below are encoded in one region of Oreochromis niloticus isolate F11D_XX linkage group LG6, O_niloticus_UMD_NMBU, whole genome shotgun sequence:
- the LOC112841763 gene encoding sialoadhesin-like, which produces MKNQHILRLKKLKRDDSAEYRFTITTENEEVNQSDFPGVTLIVTELRVKMSPSAVVTEGQRVTLTCSTSCPLTDNTNYIWYLNSRPLTPRENQNKHLILDPVSREDAGSYSCAVKTNKDISSAPKTLTVQSITGTWTPAAAGVSAALLLLILLTVCWCVRRKRKSHQPTRNVNLDDLEYDDIAAHRGEQDLNYQRLHVYKNESDSLYSTIPPSQPREQHHIHYNPESKRTCRQSPRRTSDNKEQMNPESISAQSTEQDDHHYSRLHFSKNHTADLYSTIEPLPAH; this is translated from the exons ATGAAGAACCAACACATCCTCAGATTAAAGAAGCTGAAGAGAGATGACTCAGCAGAATACAGGTTCACCATCACAACAGAAAATGAAGAAGTGAATCAGTCTGATTTTCCTGGAGTTACTCTGATTGTCACAG AGCTGAGAGTGAAGATGAGTCCTTCTGCAGTGGTGACAGAGGGTCAGAGAGTCACACTGACCTGCAGTACCAGCTGTCCTCTGACTgacaacacaaactacatttggtACTTGAACAGTCGACCTCTGACCCCGAGAGAGaaccaaaacaaacatctgATCCTAGACCCAGTCAGCAGGGAGGATGCAGGAAGCTACTCCTGTGCTGTGAAAACCAACAAAGATATCAGCTCTGCTCCAAAGACTCTCACTGTCCAAAGTATCACAGGAACATGGacaccagcagctgcaggagtttctgctgctctgctgctttTAATACTTCTCACTGTCTGCTGGTGTGTTAG AAGAAAGAGGAAATCTCACCAACCTACAAGAAATGTAAATTTGGATGATTTGGAg TATGACGACATCGCAGCTCATCGAGGAGAGCAGGACCTGAACTACCAAAGACTCCACGTCTACAAGAATGAATCAGATTCTCTCTACTCCACGATTCCTCCATCTCAGCCCCGAGAACAACATCATATCCACTACAATCCTGA ATCAAAGAGGACTTGCAGACAGTCTCCAAGAAGAACCTCAGACAACAAAGAGCAG ATGAACCCTGAAAGTATCTCAGCTCAGTCAACAGAGCAGGATGATCATCACTACAGCAGACTGCACTTCAGTAAGAACCACACAGCTGATCTCTACTCCACCATCGAGCCACTGCCTGCTCACTAA
- the LOC109202688 gene encoding uncharacterized protein LOC109202688 has protein sequence MCSSSCPLTEKPAAYIWYKNREFLYEDWSPWYQELLSSEEAVTYSCAVKGYEDLRAPEVSVDSITETCFSVTYAKGRMCSSQQASVDESCSITYPREIHVQRTPAEHRGHIRLTCNSSCFLTDPLISFVWYENRKPTVKEGKQILVHSSNPDSLSCAVKGLEDVRSADVCE, from the exons atgtgcagcagcagctgtcctCTGACTGAAAAGCCTGCAGCCTACATCTGGTACAAGAACAGAGAGTTTCTCTATGAGGACTGGTCTCCCTGGTACCAAGAGCTGCTCAGCAGTGAGGAAGCAGTCACATACTCCTGTGCTGTCAAAGGCTACGAGGATCTCAGAGCCCCTGAAGTCTCTGTGG ATTCCATCACAGAGACCTGCTTCAGTGTGACCTATGCTAAAGGGAGAATGTGTTCTTCTCAGCAGGCATCAGTGGACGAGTCCTGCTCCATCACATATCCCAGAG AAATTCATGTCCAGAGGACTCCTGCTGAACACAGAGGTCACATCAGACTGACCTGTAACAGCAGCTGTTTTCTGACTGACCCTCTGATTTCCTTTGTGTGGTATGAGAACAGAAAGCCTACAgtgaaggagggaaaacagatTCTAGTTCACAGCTCTAATCCAGACAGTTTGTCTTGTGCTGTAAAAGGTCTTGAGGATGTGCGCTCTGCTGACGTCTGTGAGTAA
- the LOC109202676 gene encoding uncharacterized protein LOC109202676 isoform X3 yields the protein MLLAEAGCLFMGFILCLSGVQGKPNSICALKGSSVNLPCSHQHPTARNSWYTGHWTVSKIELSTDETHVKYSMSAESNFTLTINNLTERDASFYCCIKTADTSKCQQSGIHLQVTELQVKVIPATEGQTVTLMCSSSCPLTEKPAAYIWYKNREFLYEDWSPWYQQLLSSEEAVTYSCAVKGYEDLRAPEVSVDSITETCFSVTYAKGRMCSSQQTSVDESCSITYPREIHVQRTPAEHRGHIRLTCNSSCFLTDPLISFVWYETRKPTVKEGKQIQVHSADPDSLSCAVKGLEDVRSADVCDNDSCWMLNYVHSRICALEGSSVNISSKYSHPDYEQIQSKCWYKVKREAEQLTEDADHVEYDDSMKNQHILRLKKLKRDDSAEYRFTFTTENEEVNQSDFPGVTLIVTGERASMRSSDSAQNHQTSSRFQSNTAGIPGHKSIDYGSILSGFLLKMSSSNVTAVTRTVRFVHFWPFEHLLSVGSFWVTNQFEAPSFIYFSYM from the exons aTGTTGTTGGCAGAAGCTGGATGTTTGTTCATGGGTTTCATTCTGTGTCTCTCAG GTGTTCAGGGAAAACCAAACAGCATCTGTGCCTTGAAAGGTTCATCAGTGAATCTGCCCTGCTCACATCAACATCCCACTGCAAGAAATAGCTGGTACACTGGACACTGGACTGTCTCCAAGATTGAACTCTCTACAGATGAAACACATGTAAAGTACAGCATGTCAGCAGAGAGTAATTTCACTCTAACAATCAATAATCTAACAGAGAGAGATGCAAGTTTTTACTGCTGCATTAAAACTGCTGACACATCAAAGTGCCAACAAAGTGGAATTCATCTCCAAGTTACAG AGCTGCAGGTAAAGGTGATTCCTGCCACAGAGGGACAGACAGTAACACtgatgtgcagcagcagctgtcctCTGACTGAAAAGCCTGCAGCCTACATCTGGTACAAGAACAGAGAGTTTCTCTATGAGGACTGGTCTCCCTGGTACCAACAGCTGCTCAGCAGTGAGGAAGCAGTCACATACTCCTGTGCTGTCAAAGGCTACGAGGATCTCAGAGCCCCTGAAGTCTCTGTGG ATTCCATCACAGAGACCTGCTTCAGTGTGACCTATGCTAAAGGGAGAATGTGTTCTTCTCAGCAGACATCAGTGGACGAGTCCTGCTCCATCACATATCCCAGAG AAATTCATGTCCAGAGGACTCCTGCTGAACACAGAGGTCACATCAGACTGACCTGTAACAGCAGCTGTTTTCTGACTGACCCTCTGATTTCCTTTGTGTGGTATGAGACCAGAAAACCTACAgtgaaggagggaaaacagatTCAGGTTCACAGCGCTGATCCAGACAGTTTGTCTTGTGCTGTAAAAGGTCTTGAGGATGTGCGCTCTGCTGACGTCT GTGATAATGATTCCTGCTGGATGTTGAATTATGTCCACAGCAGAATCTGTGCTCTGGAAGGATCTTCAGTCAACATCTCCAGTAAATACTCACATCCTGACTACGAGCAGATACAGTCTAAATGTTGGTATAAAGTCAAGAGAGAAGCTGAACAGCTGACTGAGGATGCAGATCATGTGGAGTATGATGACAGCATGAAGAACCAACACATCCTCAGATTAAAGAAGCTGAAGAGAGATGACTCAGCAGAATACAGGTTCACCTTCACAACAGAAAATGAAGAAGTGAATCAGTCTGATTTTCCTGGAGTTACTCTGATTGTCACAG GAGAGAGAGCATCAATGAGAAGCAGTGACTCAGCACAGAATCACCAAACTTCTTCCAGGTTTCAGTCCAACACTGCAGGAATTCCAGGTCATAAATCCATTGATTATGGTTCAATTCTCTCAGGTTTCCTACTAAAAATGTCCTCCAGTAATGTCACAGCTGTCACACGTACAGTAAGATTTGTACATTTCTGGCCCTTTGAACATTTACTGTCAGTAGGTTCATTTTGGGTTACAAACCAGTTTGAAGCACCATCATTCATCTATTTCTCATATATGTAA
- the LOC109202676 gene encoding uncharacterized protein LOC109202676 isoform X2: protein MLLAEAGCLFMGFILCLSGVQGKPNSICALKGSSVNLPCSHQHPTARNSWYTGHWTVSKIELSTDETHVKYSMSAESNFTLTINNLTERDASFYCCIKTADTSKCQQSGIHLQVTELQVKVIPATEGQTVTLMCSSSCPLTEKPAAYIWYKNREFLYEDWSPWYQQLLSSEEAVTYSCAVKGYEDLRAPEVSVDSITETCFSVTYAKGRMCSSQQTSVDESCSITYPREIHVQRTPAEHRGHIRLTCNSSCFLTDPLISFVWYETRKPTVKEGKQIQVHSADPDSLSCAVKGLEDVRSADVCDNDSCWMLNYVHSRICALEGSSVNISSKYSHPDYEQIQSKCWYKVKREAEQLTEDADHVEYDDSMKNQHILRLKKLKRDDSAEYRFTFTTENEEVNQSDFPGVTLIVTELRVKMSPSAVVTEGQRVTLTCSTSCPLTDNTNYIWYLNSRPLTPRENQNKHLILDPVSREDAGSYSCAVKTNKDISSAPKTLTVQSITGTWTPAAAGVSAALLLLILLTVC, encoded by the exons aTGTTGTTGGCAGAAGCTGGATGTTTGTTCATGGGTTTCATTCTGTGTCTCTCAG GTGTTCAGGGAAAACCAAACAGCATCTGTGCCTTGAAAGGTTCATCAGTGAATCTGCCCTGCTCACATCAACATCCCACTGCAAGAAATAGCTGGTACACTGGACACTGGACTGTCTCCAAGATTGAACTCTCTACAGATGAAACACATGTAAAGTACAGCATGTCAGCAGAGAGTAATTTCACTCTAACAATCAATAATCTAACAGAGAGAGATGCAAGTTTTTACTGCTGCATTAAAACTGCTGACACATCAAAGTGCCAACAAAGTGGAATTCATCTCCAAGTTACAG AGCTGCAGGTAAAGGTGATTCCTGCCACAGAGGGACAGACAGTAACACtgatgtgcagcagcagctgtcctCTGACTGAAAAGCCTGCAGCCTACATCTGGTACAAGAACAGAGAGTTTCTCTATGAGGACTGGTCTCCCTGGTACCAACAGCTGCTCAGCAGTGAGGAAGCAGTCACATACTCCTGTGCTGTCAAAGGCTACGAGGATCTCAGAGCCCCTGAAGTCTCTGTGG ATTCCATCACAGAGACCTGCTTCAGTGTGACCTATGCTAAAGGGAGAATGTGTTCTTCTCAGCAGACATCAGTGGACGAGTCCTGCTCCATCACATATCCCAGAG AAATTCATGTCCAGAGGACTCCTGCTGAACACAGAGGTCACATCAGACTGACCTGTAACAGCAGCTGTTTTCTGACTGACCCTCTGATTTCCTTTGTGTGGTATGAGACCAGAAAACCTACAgtgaaggagggaaaacagatTCAGGTTCACAGCGCTGATCCAGACAGTTTGTCTTGTGCTGTAAAAGGTCTTGAGGATGTGCGCTCTGCTGACGTCT GTGATAATGATTCCTGCTGGATGTTGAATTATGTCCACAGCAGAATCTGTGCTCTGGAAGGATCTTCAGTCAACATCTCCAGTAAATACTCACATCCTGACTACGAGCAGATACAGTCTAAATGTTGGTATAAAGTCAAGAGAGAAGCTGAACAGCTGACTGAGGATGCAGATCATGTGGAGTATGATGACAGCATGAAGAACCAACACATCCTCAGATTAAAGAAGCTGAAGAGAGATGACTCAGCAGAATACAGGTTCACCTTCACAACAGAAAATGAAGAAGTGAATCAGTCTGATTTTCCTGGAGTTACTCTGATTGTCACAG AGCTGAGAGTGAAGATGAGTCCTTCTGCAGTGGTGACAGAGGGTCAGAGAGTCACACTGACCTGCAGTACCAGCTGTCCTCTGACTgacaacacaaactacatttggtACTTGAACAGTCGACCTCTGACCCCGAGAGAGaaccaaaacaaacatctgATCCTAGACCCAGTCAGCAGGGAGGATGCAGGAAGCTACTCCTGTGCTGTGAAAACCAACAAAGATATCAGCTCTGCTCCAAAGACTCTCACTGTCCAAAGTATCACAGGAACATGGacaccagcagctgcaggagtttctgcagctctgctgctTTTAATACTTCTCACTGTCTGCTG A
- the LOC109202676 gene encoding uncharacterized protein LOC109202676 isoform X1 translates to MLLAEAGCLFMGFILCLSGVQGKPNSICALKGSSVNLPCSHQHPTARNSWYTGHWTVSKIELSTDETHVKYSMSAESNFTLTINNLTERDASFYCCIKTADTSKCQQSGIHLQVTELQVKVIPATEGQTVTLMCSSSCPLTEKPAAYIWYKNREFLYEDWSPWYQQLLSSEEAVTYSCAVKGYEDLRAPEVSVDSITETCFSVTYAKGRMCSSQQTSVDESCSITYPREIHVQRTPAEHRGHIRLTCNSSCFLTDPLISFVWYETRKPTVKEGKQIQVHSADPDSLSCAVKGLEDVRSADVCDNDSCWMLNYVHSRICALEGSSVNISSKYSHPDYEQIQSKCWYKVKREAEQLTEDADHVEYDDSMKNQHILRLKKLKRDDSAEYRFTFTTENEEVNQSDFPGVTLIVTELRVKMSPSAVVTEGQRVTLTCSTSCPLTDNTNYIWYLNSRPLTPRENQNKHLILDPVSREDAGSYSCAVKTNKDISSAPKTLTVQSITGTWTPAAAGVSAALLLLILLTVCWWIRKRSTSRLSPTSETMDNLEQVNFGPQHDDISAQPAEQELDYSEINLSKNQTEHPYSTVQSFQEQEHVPYAVVNFRDNTTPELNDQAVDS, encoded by the exons aTGTTGTTGGCAGAAGCTGGATGTTTGTTCATGGGTTTCATTCTGTGTCTCTCAG GTGTTCAGGGAAAACCAAACAGCATCTGTGCCTTGAAAGGTTCATCAGTGAATCTGCCCTGCTCACATCAACATCCCACTGCAAGAAATAGCTGGTACACTGGACACTGGACTGTCTCCAAGATTGAACTCTCTACAGATGAAACACATGTAAAGTACAGCATGTCAGCAGAGAGTAATTTCACTCTAACAATCAATAATCTAACAGAGAGAGATGCAAGTTTTTACTGCTGCATTAAAACTGCTGACACATCAAAGTGCCAACAAAGTGGAATTCATCTCCAAGTTACAG AGCTGCAGGTAAAGGTGATTCCTGCCACAGAGGGACAGACAGTAACACtgatgtgcagcagcagctgtcctCTGACTGAAAAGCCTGCAGCCTACATCTGGTACAAGAACAGAGAGTTTCTCTATGAGGACTGGTCTCCCTGGTACCAACAGCTGCTCAGCAGTGAGGAAGCAGTCACATACTCCTGTGCTGTCAAAGGCTACGAGGATCTCAGAGCCCCTGAAGTCTCTGTGG ATTCCATCACAGAGACCTGCTTCAGTGTGACCTATGCTAAAGGGAGAATGTGTTCTTCTCAGCAGACATCAGTGGACGAGTCCTGCTCCATCACATATCCCAGAG AAATTCATGTCCAGAGGACTCCTGCTGAACACAGAGGTCACATCAGACTGACCTGTAACAGCAGCTGTTTTCTGACTGACCCTCTGATTTCCTTTGTGTGGTATGAGACCAGAAAACCTACAgtgaaggagggaaaacagatTCAGGTTCACAGCGCTGATCCAGACAGTTTGTCTTGTGCTGTAAAAGGTCTTGAGGATGTGCGCTCTGCTGACGTCT GTGATAATGATTCCTGCTGGATGTTGAATTATGTCCACAGCAGAATCTGTGCTCTGGAAGGATCTTCAGTCAACATCTCCAGTAAATACTCACATCCTGACTACGAGCAGATACAGTCTAAATGTTGGTATAAAGTCAAGAGAGAAGCTGAACAGCTGACTGAGGATGCAGATCATGTGGAGTATGATGACAGCATGAAGAACCAACACATCCTCAGATTAAAGAAGCTGAAGAGAGATGACTCAGCAGAATACAGGTTCACCTTCACAACAGAAAATGAAGAAGTGAATCAGTCTGATTTTCCTGGAGTTACTCTGATTGTCACAG AGCTGAGAGTGAAGATGAGTCCTTCTGCAGTGGTGACAGAGGGTCAGAGAGTCACACTGACCTGCAGTACCAGCTGTCCTCTGACTgacaacacaaactacatttggtACTTGAACAGTCGACCTCTGACCCCGAGAGAGaaccaaaacaaacatctgATCCTAGACCCAGTCAGCAGGGAGGATGCAGGAAGCTACTCCTGTGCTGTGAAAACCAACAAAGATATCAGCTCTGCTCCAAAGACTCTCACTGTCCAAAGTATCACAGGAACATGGacaccagcagctgcaggagtttctgcagctctgctgctTTTAATACTTCTCACTGTCTGCTGGTGGATCAG AAAAAGGAGCACTTCTAGATTATCGCCAACAAGTGAAACAATGGACAACTTGGAGCag GTAAATTTTGGTCCCCAGCATGACGACATCTCAGCTCAACCAGCAGAGCAGGAACTTGACTACAGTGAGATCAACTTGTCCAAGAACCAAACAGAACATCCCTACTCCACTGTTCAGTCATTTCAAGAGCAGGAGCATGTCCCCTACGCTGTTGTCAACTTCAGAGACAACACAACACCTGA ACTCAATGAccaggctgtggacagctag
- the LOC109202676 gene encoding uncharacterized protein LOC109202676 isoform X4 has protein sequence MCSSSCPLTEKPAAYIWYKNREFLYEDWSPWYQQLLSSEEAVTYSCAVKGYEDLRAPEVSVDSITETCFSVTYAKGRMCSSQQTSVDESCSITYPREIHVQRTPAEHRGHIRLTCNSSCFLTDPLISFVWYETRKPTVKEGKQIQVHSADPDSLSCAVKGLEDVRSADVCDNDSCWMLNYVHSRICALEGSSVNISSKYSHPDYEQIQSKCWYKVKREAEQLTEDADHVEYDDSMKNQHILRLKKLKRDDSAEYRFTFTTENEEVNQSDFPGVTLIVTELRVKMSPSAVVTEGQRVTLTCSTSCPLTDNTNYIWYLNSRPLTPRENQNKHLILDPVSREDAGSYSCAVKTNKDISSAPKTLTVQSITGTWTPAAAGVSAALLLLILLTVCWWIRKRSTSRLSPTSETMDNLEQVNFGPQHDDISAQPAEQELDYSEINLSKNQTEHPYSTVQSFQEQEHVPYAVVNFRDNTTPELNDQAVDS, from the exons atgtgcagcagcagctgtcctCTGACTGAAAAGCCTGCAGCCTACATCTGGTACAAGAACAGAGAGTTTCTCTATGAGGACTGGTCTCCCTGGTACCAACAGCTGCTCAGCAGTGAGGAAGCAGTCACATACTCCTGTGCTGTCAAAGGCTACGAGGATCTCAGAGCCCCTGAAGTCTCTGTGG ATTCCATCACAGAGACCTGCTTCAGTGTGACCTATGCTAAAGGGAGAATGTGTTCTTCTCAGCAGACATCAGTGGACGAGTCCTGCTCCATCACATATCCCAGAG AAATTCATGTCCAGAGGACTCCTGCTGAACACAGAGGTCACATCAGACTGACCTGTAACAGCAGCTGTTTTCTGACTGACCCTCTGATTTCCTTTGTGTGGTATGAGACCAGAAAACCTACAgtgaaggagggaaaacagatTCAGGTTCACAGCGCTGATCCAGACAGTTTGTCTTGTGCTGTAAAAGGTCTTGAGGATGTGCGCTCTGCTGACGTCT GTGATAATGATTCCTGCTGGATGTTGAATTATGTCCACAGCAGAATCTGTGCTCTGGAAGGATCTTCAGTCAACATCTCCAGTAAATACTCACATCCTGACTACGAGCAGATACAGTCTAAATGTTGGTATAAAGTCAAGAGAGAAGCTGAACAGCTGACTGAGGATGCAGATCATGTGGAGTATGATGACAGCATGAAGAACCAACACATCCTCAGATTAAAGAAGCTGAAGAGAGATGACTCAGCAGAATACAGGTTCACCTTCACAACAGAAAATGAAGAAGTGAATCAGTCTGATTTTCCTGGAGTTACTCTGATTGTCACAG AGCTGAGAGTGAAGATGAGTCCTTCTGCAGTGGTGACAGAGGGTCAGAGAGTCACACTGACCTGCAGTACCAGCTGTCCTCTGACTgacaacacaaactacatttggtACTTGAACAGTCGACCTCTGACCCCGAGAGAGaaccaaaacaaacatctgATCCTAGACCCAGTCAGCAGGGAGGATGCAGGAAGCTACTCCTGTGCTGTGAAAACCAACAAAGATATCAGCTCTGCTCCAAAGACTCTCACTGTCCAAAGTATCACAGGAACATGGacaccagcagctgcaggagtttctgcagctctgctgctTTTAATACTTCTCACTGTCTGCTGGTGGATCAG AAAAAGGAGCACTTCTAGATTATCGCCAACAAGTGAAACAATGGACAACTTGGAGCag GTAAATTTTGGTCCCCAGCATGACGACATCTCAGCTCAACCAGCAGAGCAGGAACTTGACTACAGTGAGATCAACTTGTCCAAGAACCAAACAGAACATCCCTACTCCACTGTTCAGTCATTTCAAGAGCAGGAGCATGTCCCCTACGCTGTTGTCAACTTCAGAGACAACACAACACCTGA ACTCAATGAccaggctgtggacagctag